The Halonatronomonas betaini genome includes a region encoding these proteins:
- a CDS encoding DUF6470 family protein, producing MALNIARIEVDYTPGLVGLDIRDPEVGVQPTKDSVIVNQGQDSLEISAEAAQLETTSYPSRADMGLLTIIDRGDTTASESQQAALQAIAKYANEGDQLANFQQFDIADLARQNSRLGDQQIELGYKRRPEHTYIPEQLEINHQEGPVDVTTQRAGQANKVGVQPQLGDVQSYLRQHPDVEITAPGVRMNLLG from the coding sequence ATGGCCTTAAATATAGCAAGAATAGAAGTTGATTATACGCCAGGGCTTGTCGGGCTCGATATCAGAGACCCTGAGGTCGGCGTCCAGCCAACTAAAGACAGCGTCATTGTCAATCAGGGCCAGGACAGCCTGGAGATCTCAGCAGAAGCAGCCCAACTGGAGACAACTTCCTATCCATCCAGGGCTGATATGGGCCTCCTGACAATAATCGATCGTGGCGATACCACCGCCAGTGAGAGCCAGCAGGCAGCCCTCCAGGCTATCGCAAAATATGCAAATGAAGGCGATCAGCTGGCCAACTTTCAGCAGTTTGATATTGCAGATTTAGCCAGGCAGAATTCCAGGCTCGGCGATCAGCAGATCGAGCTAGGTTATAAACGCCGGCCAGAACATACCTATATACCAGAACAACTGGAGATCAATCACCAGGAAGGCCCGGTAGATGTCACGACCCAGCGGGCCGGTCAGGCCAATAAAGTTGGCGTCCAGCCCCAGCTAGGCGATGTCCAGAGCTACTTAAGGCAGCATCCAGATGTCGAAATCACTGCCCCAGGAGTAAGAATGAATCTTTTAGGCTAA
- a CDS encoding flagellar protein FlaG: MRVEGTQSIPEPQRGVSGANDRQSTSRSASGGSSEPTQVSTEDFIREDALSQDEIDQHMEEIEHELKRLNETMRTFDRGLNFELHEDTGRHIVQVMDIIEDEIIREIPPEEVLDISAKINEMIGLVIDVRI; the protein is encoded by the coding sequence ATGCGGGTAGAAGGTACACAGAGTATTCCCGAACCGCAAAGGGGAGTAAGTGGAGCTAATGATAGACAATCTACCAGTAGGTCTGCCAGTGGAGGAAGTTCAGAGCCGACTCAGGTATCAACTGAAGATTTTATCAGAGAAGATGCCTTAAGTCAGGATGAGATCGACCAACACATGGAGGAAATAGAGCACGAATTAAAGCGACTAAATGAGACTATGCGTACTTTCGATCGTGGCTTAAACTTTGAGTTGCACGAAGATACAGGTAGACATATAGTTCAGGTAATGGATATCATAGAAGATGAAATAATTAGAGAGATACCTCCAGAAGAGGTTCTCGATATCTCAGCCAAAATCAATGAGATGATAGGCCTGGTGATAGATGTACGTATTTAA
- a CDS encoding flagellin has protein sequence MRIQTNVESLNAYRNLNNTNRSMSQSMERLSSGFRINRAADDAAGLAISEKMRGQVRGLDQATRNAQDANSMIQTAEGALNETHEILQRMRELSVQAANDTNTAEDRAEIQAEVDQLAQEITRIGDNTEFNTQNLLDGSLDNIFQIGANEGQNIELEVGDMRAESLDVDGNIFVSDETDVSDTDVTVSARGEGIDENTDISFEGDGDEVDGIVVSGTGDDLTITIEENLDVTSEEVNQAISDFFAEEEIDDVSYDVSFDGNLSLDDDTEVGIALDEEEFEGGILVSTQGSADSAISTLDAAIEEVSSQRSELGAVQNRLDHTIANLEVASENLQAAESRIRDVDMADEMTEFSKQQILEQAGTAMLAQANQASQSVLQLLG, from the coding sequence ATGAGAATTCAAACAAACGTAGAATCACTTAATGCTTATCGTAACCTTAACAACACTAACCGTTCAATGAGTCAGTCAATGGAAAGGCTATCATCAGGTTTTAGAATCAATAGAGCCGCTGATGATGCTGCAGGTCTTGCAATTTCTGAAAAGATGAGAGGCCAGGTCAGAGGTTTAGATCAGGCTACCAGAAATGCCCAGGACGCTAATTCAATGATCCAGACTGCTGAAGGTGCTTTAAATGAAACACATGAAATACTTCAGAGAATGAGAGAATTATCTGTTCAAGCTGCTAATGATACTAATACTGCAGAAGATCGTGCAGAAATTCAGGCAGAAGTTGATCAGTTAGCTCAGGAAATTACAAGAATTGGAGATAACACAGAATTTAATACACAAAACTTACTAGATGGTTCATTAGATAATATTTTCCAGATTGGTGCTAATGAAGGGCAAAATATTGAACTAGAAGTTGGAGATATGCGAGCAGAATCTTTAGATGTTGATGGCAATATTTTTGTCTCAGATGAAACAGATGTTAGTGATACAGATGTTACTGTATCTGCAAGAGGTGAGGGAATTGATGAAAATACAGATATATCTTTTGAAGGAGATGGAGATGAAGTAGATGGTATTGTAGTATCAGGTACTGGTGATGATCTAACAATTACTATTGAAGAAAATTTAGATGTAACATCTGAAGAAGTAAATCAAGCAATTAGTGATTTTTTTGCAGAAGAAGAAATTGATGATGTTTCATATGATGTTTCTTTTGATGGCAACTTAAGTTTAGATGATGATACTGAAGTAGGTATTGCTTTAGATGAAGAAGAGTTTGAAGGTGGCATACTTGTATCTACTCAAGGAAGTGCTGACTCAGCTATTTCAACTTTAGATGCAGCTATTGAAGAAGTATCATCACAGCGTTCAGAACTAGGTGCTGTCCAGAACAGATTAGACCATACAATCGCTAACCTTGAAGTAGCTTCTGAAAACCTACAGGCTGCTGAATCAAGAATTAGAGACGTTGACATGGCAGACGAAATGACTGAGTTCTCCAAACAGCAGATCCTAGAACAGGCTGGTACAGCTATGTTAGCTCAGGCTAACCAGGCTTCACAGTCAGTACTTCAGCTATTAGGTTAA
- the flgK gene encoding flagellar hook-associated protein FlgK: MNSFSSINTALSALQAQQRALDTTGHNIANSNTEGYSRQRAELSAARPYTSPGMNMPTTAGQVGQGVQVDNINRLRDDFIDGQIRRENQAGGYWDQVSEGLSRLELIYNEPSDNNLGNSLNEFWGSLQELSNDPQDSAIRSTVRQRAVTLTDTFHSLHDQMSEFKSSINNDVHSTVDEINSIIERIGDINKEIVHIKGSGQQPNDLMDTRDKLFDQLNEKVDARGSTDSRGNLDISIGGVKVVSGSSTNQLEIREDPDNNYEDTIHYSNIGKEIQVERGELKGLLEVRDEIIPAQLDELDTIAREMAEHFNRIHSTGYDLDGEQGGDFFELPDEDSGESPAQLIEVSQEIMDSTRKIAAGNFSDNPRVAEVNNPGTGDSPYRYRIRTERPDEDGNVNFTIAEMEGDEILNEFSGTAEIGESFELTEIEDAVGEEFSGVVDDVTITLKSRGEANITLDPSEGSGENATALARGLNEDQLEGLDNTSVNKYFEGVISSLGVDGQRAEQMVENSDLLKEQLNNRREAISGVSLDEELSNMIKFQQAYGAAANIITTQQQNMDTLLGLIR; the protein is encoded by the coding sequence ATGAACTCTTTTAGCAGCATAAATACAGCTCTCTCAGCCCTCCAGGCCCAGCAGAGAGCCTTAGATACAACTGGACATAATATAGCCAACTCCAATACAGAGGGTTACTCCAGACAGCGGGCAGAACTCTCAGCAGCCAGGCCCTATACCAGTCCAGGCATGAATATGCCAACAACAGCAGGCCAGGTCGGCCAGGGCGTTCAGGTTGATAATATCAACCGACTCCGTGACGACTTCATCGATGGCCAGATTCGCCGGGAGAACCAGGCCGGCGGCTACTGGGACCAGGTCAGCGAAGGCCTGAGCCGCCTGGAGCTAATCTATAACGAACCATCAGATAACAATCTGGGCAACTCTCTAAACGAGTTCTGGGGCTCCCTCCAGGAGCTAAGCAATGACCCCCAGGATTCAGCAATCCGCTCAACAGTCAGGCAGAGGGCAGTCACCTTAACAGATACATTCCATAGCCTCCATGACCAGATGAGCGAATTTAAAAGTTCAATCAACAATGATGTCCATTCCACAGTCGATGAAATCAACTCAATCATCGAGCGGATTGGCGATATCAATAAAGAGATAGTCCATATTAAAGGTAGCGGCCAGCAACCCAACGACCTGATGGATACCAGGGATAAACTCTTTGACCAGCTCAATGAAAAAGTAGATGCCCGGGGCAGCACCGATAGCCGGGGCAATTTAGATATATCAATCGGCGGCGTCAAAGTCGTCTCAGGTTCCAGCACCAATCAGCTGGAAATCCGCGAAGATCCAGATAATAATTATGAAGATACCATCCATTACAGCAATATCGGCAAAGAGATCCAGGTCGAACGGGGCGAACTCAAAGGTCTCTTAGAAGTCAGAGACGAAATCATTCCAGCCCAGCTCGATGAACTGGATACAATTGCCAGAGAGATGGCCGAACATTTTAATAGAATCCACAGCACCGGTTATGACCTTGATGGCGAGCAGGGTGGGGACTTCTTCGAACTTCCAGATGAAGATTCAGGAGAGAGTCCGGCCCAGTTAATCGAAGTCTCCCAGGAGATCATGGATTCAACCAGAAAAATAGCAGCCGGTAACTTTAGCGACAACCCCAGGGTGGCAGAGGTCAATAACCCTGGCACCGGCGATAGTCCCTATAGATACCGGATACGAACCGAGCGCCCAGATGAAGACGGCAATGTCAACTTCACCATCGCCGAAATGGAAGGCGACGAAATCCTCAATGAATTCAGCGGCACAGCTGAAATAGGCGAAAGTTTTGAACTTACTGAAATAGAAGATGCAGTGGGTGAAGAATTCTCAGGTGTTGTTGACGATGTTACTATAACCCTAAAATCAAGAGGCGAAGCCAATATCACCCTGGATCCATCAGAGGGCAGTGGCGAAAATGCCACAGCTTTAGCCAGGGGCCTCAATGAAGATCAGCTCGAGGGTCTGGATAACACCTCAGTCAACAAATACTTTGAAGGCGTCATCTCATCACTAGGTGTCGATGGCCAGCGGGCCGAGCAGATGGTTGAAAACTCAGACTTACTCAAAGAACAGCTAAACAATCGCCGGGAAGCAATCTCCGGTGTCTCATTAGATGAAGAACTGTCCAATATGATCAAATTCCAGCAGGCCTACGGGGCTGCAGCCAATATAATCACGACCCAGCAGCAGAACATGGATACCCTGCTCGGTCTAATCCGCTAA
- the csrA gene encoding carbon storage regulator CsrA: MLVLTRKKGEKIIIDDNIELTVVEIEGNKVKLGIDAPKSIEIHREEVYRRIEEENKEAASSKDLSRLGNLVIKKEEKDSK, encoded by the coding sequence ATGCTGGTCCTTACAAGGAAAAAAGGCGAAAAGATAATCATAGATGACAATATAGAGCTGACAGTCGTTGAAATAGAGGGTAATAAAGTCAAGCTAGGCATCGATGCCCCGAAATCAATTGAGATCCACCGGGAGGAAGTTTACCGGAGAATCGAGGAAGAGAATAAAGAAGCTGCTAGCAGCAAAGATTTAAGCCGCCTTGGCAACTTAGTCATCAAAAAAGAAGAAAAAGATAGTAAATAG
- the fliD gene encoding flagellar filament capping protein FliD, whose translation MVTGISMTGMASGMDTDEIVNELMQLERVPIQRMEFEKEEISTIQEQWQTVNQQLQGLKGSFDDLASRSIYNDMSASSTNEDAVSVSADSSADAGNYAINVEQLAQAHSVYGVKFESGSEPINSEENQETGVTISGDETFTIGFDGHDAEDHIEIDLSDIDKAADEITLRDIRSLINQQPDLEATATLVDNRLVINSDNTGEEFEMVFQDTEGSLLQDIGIIGDDNTMQAAQDAIFSINGLEGITSSTNQGISDVIDGVTIDLHSATESPANVSVGQDTEAIGERVQQFVEQYNEAQTFMHELGKEDGLLQGDGTLRRLQSSLRRNITNDVGLADNEFNNIQSLGIEIDDEGNMEFNPGDLETALREDPEAVENFFRARESDHGADGLARRMSSFVEEYVRFGGGRTGGILNRQDQNFDSQMDRIDRRIEQRMERMERREQTMQRQFARMETALNEIQAQGGWLQGQLQNLGLQQG comes from the coding sequence ATGGTAACAGGTATATCAATGACAGGTATGGCATCAGGCATGGATACTGATGAGATAGTTAATGAATTGATGCAGCTAGAAAGAGTACCTATCCAGAGAATGGAATTTGAGAAAGAAGAGATATCAACTATTCAGGAACAGTGGCAGACAGTCAATCAACAACTTCAGGGTCTTAAAGGTAGCTTTGATGATCTTGCCAGTAGAAGCATATATAATGATATGTCAGCAAGTTCAACCAATGAAGATGCAGTATCTGTCTCTGCTGATTCATCCGCTGATGCCGGTAACTATGCAATCAATGTCGAACAACTTGCCCAGGCCCACTCTGTCTATGGTGTAAAATTTGAAAGTGGCTCTGAACCAATAAATAGTGAAGAAAACCAGGAAACAGGAGTAACTATTTCAGGTGATGAAACCTTTACAATCGGTTTTGACGGCCATGATGCAGAAGATCATATTGAAATTGATCTATCAGATATTGATAAAGCAGCCGATGAAATAACTCTAAGAGATATCAGAAGTCTTATCAATCAACAGCCAGATCTTGAAGCTACAGCAACATTAGTAGATAATAGGCTGGTCATAAATAGTGATAATACCGGTGAAGAGTTCGAGATGGTATTTCAGGATACTGAAGGCTCATTGCTCCAGGATATCGGTATAATAGGTGATGATAACACTATGCAGGCAGCCCAGGATGCCATTTTTTCAATTAATGGCTTAGAAGGGATTACAAGCAGCACCAATCAGGGAATAAGTGATGTAATTGATGGTGTAACTATTGATTTACACAGTGCGACAGAAAGCCCTGCTAATGTTAGTGTCGGTCAGGATACTGAAGCCATCGGTGAAAGAGTCCAGCAGTTTGTTGAGCAATACAATGAGGCCCAGACCTTCATGCATGAACTCGGTAAAGAAGACGGGCTCCTCCAGGGTGATGGCACCTTAAGAAGACTCCAGTCATCTCTAAGAAGAAATATCACTAATGATGTTGGCTTAGCCGATAATGAATTCAATAATATCCAGTCATTGGGTATCGAGATAGATGATGAAGGCAATATGGAATTCAATCCAGGTGATCTTGAAACTGCACTCAGAGAAGATCCTGAAGCAGTCGAAAATTTCTTCAGAGCCAGAGAAAGTGATCATGGTGCCGATGGTCTTGCCAGGAGAATGAGCAGCTTTGTAGAAGAATATGTCCGTTTCGGTGGAGGCCGGACCGGAGGTATCTTAAATAGACAGGACCAAAACTTCGATTCCCAGATGGATAGAATCGATAGAAGAATCGAACAGAGAATGGAAAGAATGGAGCGAAGAGAGCAGACAATGCAGCGACAGTTTGCTAGAATGGAGACAGCTCTTAATGAAATTCAGGCCCAGGGCGGTTGGCTCCAGGGTCAGTTACAGAATCTTGGCTTACAACAGGGATAA
- the flgL gene encoding flagellar hook-associated protein FlgL: MRITNNVMIGNMMQNLQHNMKNLDKLNQQLSSGKQFRFPSEAPIQASRSMDFNSQLNNVDQFKKNVDQANSWMETTESALTDGNEVLQRARELTIYGANDTMTETERENLAREVEELRSELLAITETRHGDRYVFSGQATDEKPFDENAEYQGDDRKIRREINPGVEMAVNVTGREGFEDAIEAMDHLLSDLRGGSARVYGELGPGKLAENSDEIDADTDVSLNITIDGENFEVTENSDGEQLTGDTTRAEFVQAINDAANEALGTTGETYARVRNGNLEIRSLTDGEDSEISIETDEAEPIMQLLNFEETDAAGGEGSLMLSTSDISRFDNAIDKNVTTRAEIGAKMNRLDLTQSRLEDQEINLRSLKSENEDVDIAETIMELRMQESVYQASLASGARTMQPTLLDFLR, encoded by the coding sequence ATGCGTATAACTAATAATGTAATGATCGGAAATATGATGCAAAACCTGCAGCATAATATGAAAAATCTCGATAAATTAAACCAGCAGCTCTCATCTGGTAAACAGTTCCGCTTTCCATCTGAGGCACCAATTCAGGCCTCAAGGAGCATGGATTTCAATTCCCAGCTCAATAATGTAGATCAGTTTAAAAAGAATGTCGACCAGGCCAACTCCTGGATGGAAACAACAGAGAGTGCTTTAACTGACGGCAATGAAGTCCTTCAGCGAGCCAGAGAACTGACAATCTATGGAGCCAATGACACCATGACCGAGACCGAACGGGAGAATCTGGCCAGAGAGGTCGAAGAATTAAGAAGCGAACTCCTTGCCATTACCGAAACCCGCCATGGCGATCGCTATGTCTTTAGTGGCCAGGCTACCGATGAAAAGCCCTTTGACGAAAATGCCGAATACCAGGGCGATGACAGAAAGATCCGCCGGGAAATCAACCCAGGTGTTGAAATGGCAGTAAACGTAACCGGCCGGGAAGGCTTTGAAGATGCAATTGAAGCCATGGACCACCTCCTCTCAGATCTAAGAGGCGGCAGCGCCAGAGTCTATGGCGAACTGGGACCAGGCAAACTGGCTGAAAACTCAGATGAAATAGATGCAGATACAGATGTCAGTCTCAATATTACAATAGATGGCGAAAACTTTGAAGTCACAGAAAATAGTGACGGCGAACAATTAACCGGTGACACCACCAGAGCAGAATTTGTTCAAGCAATCAACGATGCAGCTAATGAAGCACTTGGCACAACAGGTGAAACCTATGCCAGAGTCAGAAATGGCAATCTAGAAATTCGTTCTTTAACAGACGGTGAAGATTCTGAAATAAGTATAGAAACAGATGAAGCTGAGCCTATCATGCAACTTTTAAATTTCGAAGAAACAGATGCCGCCGGTGGCGAAGGCTCACTAATGCTCTCAACTTCAGATATCAGCAGGTTCGATAATGCCATCGACAAAAACGTAACCACCAGAGCCGAAATCGGCGCCAAAATGAACCGCCTGGACTTAACCCAGAGCCGTTTAGAAGACCAGGAGATAAACTTACGCAGCTTAAAATCAGAGAACGAAGATGTCGATATCGCCGAAACTATCATGGAACTTAGAATGCAGGAATCAGTCTATCAGGCTTCACTGGCCTCAGGTGCCAGAACAATGCAGCCGACCCTGCTGGATTTCCTAAGATAA
- the fliS gene encoding flagellar export chaperone FliS: protein MTNYKASEQYAQTKIQTASGGDLVVMLYQGCIKFMRLAKKSMEEDNIHNTNEYLIRSQDIIMELLTTLDGEKGGEVATNLAALYEYMYRELIQANMKKDPEKIDQVESMMLELLEAWKEAVKQDRKENGRDRLDVMTGGR from the coding sequence ATGACTAATTATAAAGCATCTGAGCAGTATGCCCAGACTAAAATCCAGACAGCCAGCGGTGGCGATTTAGTTGTCATGCTCTATCAGGGCTGCATTAAATTTATGAGACTTGCCAAAAAGAGTATGGAAGAAGATAATATTCATAATACCAATGAATATCTTATCCGCTCCCAGGATATCATCATGGAGCTTTTGACAACCCTTGATGGTGAAAAAGGTGGCGAAGTTGCAACTAATCTGGCAGCCTTATATGAATATATGTATCGTGAACTCATCCAGGCCAATATGAAAAAAGATCCTGAAAAGATCGATCAGGTAGAAAGCATGATGCTAGAATTACTGGAAGCCTGGAAAGAAGCCGTCAAACAGGACCGCAAAGAAAACGGACGTGACAGACTGGATGTAATGACCGGTGGAAGATAA
- a CDS encoding MATE family efflux transporter translates to MKVAKTNKQEIIDQPILPTLIKLSWPIIIGQGMHLMYQLADTFWVGRLGAEYLAAMSLAFPLLLVVYSVGAGFSIAGVSLVSQYTGAGRPKMASKATGQIFTLAIFLSIIFTAAGIYFSEELFLLIGAEEDVLPLALEYFRIYVSGIPIIFIYFIFSSVLEGIGDTITPMKIKLVTVILNIVLDPFLIFGWFFFPELGIGGAALATVLSRLVAGIIGIYIMFWNKTELKLELWHLKPEPKMIKRIIRIGTPAALGDSAMAIALSLMTALVANFGTITVAAWGIANRVTSAIRMPAFGMGRATSVMVGQYLGAEQPDEAGKVSWMSAGITILFMVGLAIVLLFISPNIMAVFTGDMDVIKVGTEYLQIAGFAYTFLAAQIVLSGALNGAGKSLSQTIFRLLSLWVFQLPISYLLSTTLGFEQSGVWWGILIAKFMGVLVLSVWFRKGTWKTREI, encoded by the coding sequence TTGAAAGTCGCAAAAACTAATAAGCAAGAAATAATTGATCAACCGATTTTACCTACTTTGATAAAGCTTTCATGGCCGATTATTATTGGCCAGGGTATGCATTTAATGTATCAACTGGCAGATACTTTTTGGGTAGGTAGGTTAGGCGCAGAATATTTAGCAGCCATGTCGCTGGCATTTCCATTATTATTGGTGGTTTATTCAGTCGGCGCAGGCTTTTCAATCGCAGGTGTTTCTCTAGTTTCACAGTATACAGGAGCAGGCAGGCCTAAAATGGCTAGTAAAGCTACTGGACAGATATTTACATTGGCAATATTTCTTTCAATTATATTTACAGCAGCAGGAATTTATTTTAGTGAAGAACTATTTCTTTTGATTGGAGCAGAAGAGGATGTTTTACCGCTGGCCCTGGAATATTTTAGAATCTATGTATCAGGAATTCCGATAATCTTTATTTATTTTATCTTCTCATCGGTTTTAGAAGGTATTGGAGATACAATAACTCCGATGAAGATCAAATTAGTTACAGTTATTTTAAATATTGTTCTGGATCCCTTTTTGATTTTTGGCTGGTTTTTCTTTCCAGAATTAGGGATTGGCGGAGCTGCATTAGCAACTGTGTTATCAAGATTGGTTGCAGGTATAATTGGAATCTACATAATGTTTTGGAATAAAACAGAGTTAAAATTAGAACTCTGGCATTTAAAGCCAGAACCTAAAATGATCAAGAGAATTATAAGAATTGGAACACCAGCTGCTCTTGGAGATTCTGCAATGGCAATTGCTTTATCATTAATGACTGCACTGGTGGCTAACTTTGGAACGATTACAGTTGCAGCCTGGGGTATAGCCAATCGGGTCACTTCGGCTATTAGAATGCCAGCCTTTGGTATGGGCAGAGCAACTAGCGTTATGGTTGGTCAATATCTTGGAGCTGAACAACCTGATGAAGCAGGTAAGGTTTCGTGGATGAGTGCAGGAATAACTATTTTATTTATGGTTGGCTTAGCAATAGTGTTATTATTTATATCCCCTAATATAATGGCAGTTTTTACTGGAGATATGGATGTTATAAAAGTTGGCACAGAATATCTGCAGATTGCCGGGTTTGCATATACCTTTCTAGCTGCCCAGATTGTTCTAAGTGGAGCTTTAAATGGAGCAGGCAAATCATTATCGCAGACTATTTTTAGACTGCTTTCACTCTGGGTTTTTCAACTACCTATAAGTTATCTATTATCAACAACTTTAGGATTTGAACAATCCGGGGTATGGTGGGGAATTTTAATTGCTAAATTTATGGGAGTATTAGTCCTTTCTGTCTGGTTTAGGAAAGGAACCTGGAAAACAAGAGAAATATAA
- the fliW gene encoding flagellar assembly protein FliW produces MQEIETREFGQIEIKDDDIIEFPKGLPGFPEEDEFVLLPLNDQSPFIIMQSVNEPGLAFVTVEPSTILDGYDFELADSTQDMLQLESHEDVGVLLIATIKGDIDDITVNLAAPVVFNINERLGRQIILDDENYPVKYRLEPEPAEEGVS; encoded by the coding sequence ATGCAGGAAATAGAGACCAGAGAATTTGGTCAGATAGAGATAAAAGACGACGATATTATAGAATTCCCTAAAGGCCTACCAGGCTTTCCAGAGGAAGATGAGTTTGTACTGCTGCCTTTAAATGATCAGTCACCATTTATCATTATGCAGTCAGTCAACGAGCCAGGTCTGGCCTTTGTAACAGTTGAACCCTCAACAATCTTAGACGGCTATGACTTTGAGCTGGCAGATAGCACCCAGGATATGCTCCAGCTTGAAAGCCATGAAGATGTCGGTGTATTGCTAATAGCCACCATTAAAGGTGATATCGATGATATAACAGTCAACCTGGCAGCACCGGTAGTCTTTAATATCAATGAAAGGCTTGGCCGGCAAATTATTTTAGATGACGAGAATTATCCGGTTAAATATCGTTTAGAGCCTGAGCCAGCGGAAGAAGGCGTTAGCTGA